In Mercenaria mercenaria strain notata chromosome 15, MADL_Memer_1, whole genome shotgun sequence, a single genomic region encodes these proteins:
- the LOC128549001 gene encoding uncharacterized protein LOC128549001, whose product MVSKKFKLSLGNLIFWILFCIFCEIKVIETTSPNGSGITATVKTLPPTLPMLTHFLTFRTETFQPEINLYNPGIADMEYYMKTQKKVINYLAGFKNEFQRTIVETQMKFCPYEPLCNFTVNASTDKKSCCAPCLCNNCETDRTCCPSVIDEKEFIFDNSTGQFPSTERHVEQTCILRHLTIRPSYEQKGFMAFSDCPMNTSSVLRYNCSRPYTKDLKINFSLPVFSNKSLLIFRNQFCAHCNGVAEEDIIFFHPVVSCETTELLSQASSEKEIIELIFANETCDLSFGFFDSRVQLQDCKYSISKCNVTGTWREYDIHLETACHLYESKFEHETYVFRNVFCALCNGMSLHTVTCEWFTTLKTDTFSFSGLLNLDFDQGFSTASLEESRLDQDSSCKTFQLYDPLTVRVFVDIIGAMISV is encoded by the coding sequence ATGGTGTCGAAAAAGTTCAAATTGTCACTTGGTAATCTGATATTTTGgattctattttgtattttttgtgaaataaaagtaATTGAAACAACATCACCAAACGGAAGTGGAATCACCGCAACAGTAAAAACACTTCCACCAACACTGCCAATGCTGACACATTTTCTGACATTTCGTACAGAAACTTTTCAACCCGAGATAAACTTGTATAATCCAGGGATAGCTGACATGGAATATTATATGAAAACTCAGAAAAAGGTCATAAATTACCTAGCaggatttaaaaatgaatttcagagAACTATTGTAGAAACTCAAATGAAATTTTGCCCGTACGAGCCACTCTGTAATTTTACTGTAAACGCAAGTACGGACAAAAAGAGCTGTTGTGCACCGTGCCTTTGTAATAACTGTGAAACGGACAGGACTTGTTGTCCTAGTGTCATAGACGAGaaagaatttatttttgataattccACAGGGCAATTCCCAAGTACTGAAAGACATGTAGAACAAACGTGTATTTTACGGCATTTAACAATTAGACCATCGTATGAACAAAAAGGGTTCATGGCCTTTTCAGATTGCCCAATGAACACCAGTTCAGTGCTTAGATATAATTGTTCCAGACCATATACAaaggatttaaaaataaatttttcctTACCTGTCTTCAGCAATAAAAGCCTGTTGATTTTTAGAAATCAATTTTGCGCCCACTGCAATGGTGTAGCTGAGGAAGACATTATTTTCTTTCATCCAGTGGTCTCCTGTGAAACGACTGAACTTTTAAGTCAAGCATCGTCTGAGAAAGAGATAATCGAACTGATATTTGCTAACGAAACGTGTGACTTGTCCTTTGGGTTTTTTGATTCACGTGTACAGTTACAAGACTGCAAATATTCTATTTCGAAATGCAACGTTACTGGAACTTGGAGAGAGTACGATATCCATTTGGAAACAGCTTGCCATTTATACGAATCAAAGTTCGAACACGAAACTTACGTGTTTCGTAACGTTTTTTGTGCATTGTGTAATGGGATGTCGCTTCACACAGTAACATGCGAATGGTTCACCACCCTTAAGACTGATACTTTCTCGTTTTCTGGACTGcttaaccttgattttgatcaAGGATTTTCCACTGCTTCTCTCGAGGAGAGCCGTCTTGATCAAGACTCGTCCTGCAAAACGTTTCAACTGTATGACCCTCTGACGGTGAGAGTGTTTGTAGATATTATAGGGGCTATGATATCAGTCTAA